A portion of the Sphaerochaeta pleomorpha str. Grapes genome contains these proteins:
- a CDS encoding bifunctional 4-hydroxy-2-oxoglutarate aldolase/2-dehydro-3-deoxy-phosphogluconate aldolase, giving the protein MHEELFKQIHDIGLVPVVKIEDAAKAEGLAGALIKGGLPCAEVTFRTEAAEESIKRISKAYPEMLVGAGTVINIDFAKKAVAAGAKFIVSPGFNPSVVDWCIANNVPVVPGVCTPSDIEQGLARGLTTLKFFPAEVSGGVDMLKNLAGPFPQLKFMPTGGISLANLASYAKQSNVLAVGGSWMVKADLIDGEQWDAIAQICKEAVVALQGLEFAHLGINNENAEEAEKDIKGFEALGMTTKRGNSSVFMNTTIEVLPKMYLGKNGHIGFRCFDIERTLVYLAKHGFTPDESTIARDAKGNIKVCYLKENLSGFAVHLVRA; this is encoded by the coding sequence ATGCATGAAGAATTATTTAAACAAATTCACGACATCGGCCTTGTCCCAGTCGTAAAGATTGAGGATGCAGCAAAGGCAGAAGGACTTGCAGGAGCCCTGATCAAGGGTGGGTTGCCCTGTGCAGAGGTCACCTTCCGTACCGAAGCTGCAGAAGAGTCAATAAAACGCATCAGCAAAGCCTATCCGGAAATGCTCGTAGGGGCAGGTACAGTAATCAATATAGACTTCGCAAAGAAGGCCGTTGCCGCCGGTGCCAAATTCATCGTATCCCCTGGGTTCAACCCTTCGGTCGTTGACTGGTGCATTGCAAACAATGTCCCAGTCGTTCCCGGTGTATGCACCCCCAGTGACATTGAACAGGGACTCGCACGCGGCCTTACCACACTCAAATTCTTCCCCGCCGAAGTTTCCGGTGGTGTTGATATGCTCAAGAACCTCGCAGGTCCCTTTCCCCAGCTGAAATTCATGCCTACCGGCGGTATCAGCCTTGCAAACCTTGCATCCTATGCAAAACAGTCAAATGTGCTCGCGGTGGGTGGTTCCTGGATGGTGAAGGCAGACTTGATCGATGGCGAACAATGGGATGCCATCGCCCAGATCTGCAAGGAAGCCGTCGTTGCCCTCCAGGGCCTTGAATTTGCCCACCTTGGTATCAACAATGAGAATGCAGAGGAAGCGGAAAAAGATATCAAGGGCTTCGAAGCACTGGGAATGACCACCAAAAGGGGAAATTCCTCGGTGTTTATGAATACGACTATCGAGGTACTGCCCAAGATGTACCTCGGAAAGAACGGGCATATCGGGTTCCGTTGCTTTGATATCGAGCGAACCCTTGTTTACCTTGCCAAGCATGGCTTTACCCCTGATGAGTCCACTATTGCAAGAGATGCAAAGGGAAACATCAAGGTTTGCTATCTCAAGGAAAACCTGAGCGGCTTCGCAGTCCACTTGGTCAGGGCCTAG
- a CDS encoding GNAT family N-acetyltransferase, with protein sequence MEYLQTNKLTGKQLSEVLSLQELCFSKDNLSNKPFLSNELNCSKDFPCFYLAYAEGNLVSFLTCFLPSPTEAEVNGFTHPQFRNKGLFSSLLSLSENTLKPYGYTQYLLQVEPHSKEGIGYAKKHCPDIARTEYRLSLTKQIWENSSKPEPMEIVPARITAENLAVYARISASVFNESLEQSTAYISTIVNNPEREAFLCNYGETPIGVFNIHYEEKDMAILYGIGITPQYRGKGMGKQLLSLALDLVFEKIQIAYLDVDSDNPIALSLYRRIGFSTSFQVDYHTLLLS encoded by the coding sequence ATGGAATACCTACAGACAAACAAGCTTACAGGGAAACAACTCTCAGAGGTCCTCTCGCTCCAGGAACTTTGTTTTTCCAAAGATAACCTATCCAACAAACCTTTCCTTTCAAATGAATTGAATTGCAGCAAAGACTTCCCTTGTTTTTACCTGGCCTATGCAGAAGGGAACCTTGTCTCCTTTTTGACCTGCTTTCTCCCCTCTCCTACCGAAGCTGAGGTCAATGGATTTACCCATCCTCAATTTCGAAACAAGGGCCTGTTTTCTTCCCTTCTCTCTCTTTCTGAAAACACTTTGAAACCGTATGGCTACACGCAATACCTCCTCCAGGTAGAACCCCACAGCAAAGAGGGGATAGGTTATGCGAAAAAGCATTGCCCTGATATTGCAAGAACAGAATACCGGCTCTCGCTGACTAAACAAATCTGGGAAAACAGCAGCAAACCCGAGCCAATGGAAATTGTCCCTGCAAGGATCACTGCAGAAAACCTTGCCGTGTATGCAAGGATCTCTGCTTCAGTGTTCAATGAATCCCTTGAGCAGAGTACTGCCTATATATCCACTATTGTGAACAATCCCGAACGGGAAGCCTTTCTCTGTAATTACGGGGAAACCCCTATTGGGGTTTTTAATATACATTATGAAGAAAAAGATATGGCAATTCTCTATGGAATCGGCATAACCCCCCAATACAGGGGAAAAGGAATGGGAAAGCAACTGCTTTCCCTTGCACTCGACCTGGTATTTGAAAAGATACAGATTGCGTACCTTGATGTGGATTCAGACAACCCAATAGCCTTGTCTCTCTATCGCCGCATAGGATTCTCAACCTCTTTTCAGGTCGACTACCATACCTTACTTTTATCATAA
- a CDS encoding ABC transporter substrate-binding protein, with translation MKRTLTILAVMLLLVPALFAQGTKEATPAATTPAVAAPAPAAAPAANAGSVNAYTTLEEPLAAKLFQLFEAETGIKVNFVRLSGGECVARLEAEASNPQASIWVGGVGLDHITAKSKGLTTPYVSRFTAKTPVQFRDPDNFFIGLYVGPLTFVTNTERAKELGLTPPKSWADLLKPEYKGYIRMANPNTSGTAYNVLTTMLDVFGTEDKMIEYMTALDKNIDQYTKSGSAPGKSVATGEIPVAIGYAHDQVKLKAAGSPVVITAPSEGTGYELASMSMVKGGKDTVNAKKLYDWILSSPDAQKTFTEWYVVLVAEGAAKHPDALSINEINTVTQDMAWDGDSVNKTRLLDRWTNEIGNKR, from the coding sequence ATGAAAAGAACGCTTACTATCTTGGCAGTAATGCTACTCCTTGTCCCTGCTCTGTTCGCTCAGGGAACAAAAGAAGCTACACCTGCCGCAACAACACCAGCAGTTGCAGCTCCTGCACCAGCGGCAGCACCTGCTGCAAATGCAGGCAGTGTAAATGCATACACAACCTTGGAAGAGCCCTTGGCTGCAAAACTCTTTCAGCTCTTTGAAGCAGAAACCGGGATTAAAGTTAATTTTGTTCGCCTTTCCGGCGGAGAATGCGTAGCCCGTCTTGAAGCTGAGGCATCAAACCCACAGGCTTCGATCTGGGTTGGCGGCGTAGGACTTGACCACATCACTGCAAAAAGCAAAGGCCTGACCACTCCTTATGTCAGCCGTTTTACGGCAAAGACCCCTGTACAGTTCAGGGATCCTGATAATTTCTTCATCGGCCTGTATGTCGGACCCCTTACCTTTGTAACCAACACCGAAAGGGCAAAAGAACTCGGCCTTACCCCTCCAAAAAGCTGGGCAGACCTCCTCAAGCCAGAATACAAGGGTTATATCCGCATGGCAAACCCCAATACTTCAGGAACAGCTTACAACGTATTGACAACCATGCTTGATGTATTTGGTACTGAAGACAAGATGATTGAGTACATGACAGCCCTTGACAAGAACATTGACCAATATACCAAGAGCGGTTCTGCTCCTGGCAAGAGTGTTGCAACCGGAGAAATCCCTGTTGCAATCGGTTATGCTCATGACCAAGTAAAACTCAAGGCAGCCGGTTCCCCAGTCGTCATCACAGCCCCTTCGGAAGGTACTGGTTACGAGCTCGCTTCCATGTCGATGGTTAAGGGCGGTAAAGATACTGTCAATGCCAAAAAGCTTTACGACTGGATTCTCTCCAGCCCAGATGCCCAGAAAACCTTTACCGAATGGTACGTGGTTCTCGTAGCTGAGGGAGCTGCAAAACATCCAGATGCTCTCTCCATCAATGAGATCAATACGGTAACCCAGGATATGGCTTGGGATGGCGACAGTGTCAATAAG